A stretch of DNA from Peptostreptococcaceae bacterium:
TGCCAATTTCTGTTTTTCTTGAATCATGGCATCAATCTTTTCTTCTATAGTGCCCTTTGCCACAAATTTGTGTACCATGACATTCTTCGTTTGTCCAATACGGAAGGCTCGATCCGTAGCTTGATTTTCAACAGCCGGATTCCACCATCTGTCAAAATGAATCACATGATTTGCGGCAGTAAGATTCAATCCTACCCCACCCGCCTTAAGAGAAAGTACCATATAAGGAATATATTGCTCACTATTGAACTGCTTTACCATTTCATTTCGTCTTTTCACAGATGTGCCGCCATGAAGCACGAATCCCTCTTTCAAAAATATGCCTTTGAGAAAATCCGAAATCGGTTCCGTCATCTCCCTGAATTGAGTAAAAACAATGACCCTTTCTCTTTTCTCGCGGATTGTTTCGCATATTTCTCCCAATTGTTCAAACTTGCCGCTATGCTTCGGCTTATAGTCTTCTCTGCCCAGATATTGATCCGGATGATTGCAAATCTGCTTAAATTTCATTATGCTGGACAAGACAAGCCCTTTTCGCTCAATGCCTTCCGTTACTTGCAACTTCTCTTCAATCTGCTCTATCAACTTTTTATAAAGAACAATCTGCTTTTGTGACAAGGTGGTATAGGCATTCATTTCCAGTTTTTCAGGCAGATCCGATATAATACTTTTATCGGTTTTCAGTCTTCTCAATATGAATGGTTGTATTATCTTGCGCAACTTTGCATAACCGATTGCGTTGTCTGCAAGCCCTTTCGTAAAGTCTGCAAATTCTTTGATTGTTCCTAAAAGCCCCTGATTCAAAAAATCAAACAAGGACCACAAATCGCTTAGTCTATTTTCAATCGGAGTTCCAGTCATAGCAATTCTCATCTTGGCCGGAATCTGTTTTATAGCTTTTGTCTGCTTCGTTCCCGGATTCTTTATGGCCTGAGCCTCATCCAGGATTAGGCAGTCCCATTGTCTGCTCTTTAATATTTCCAACCGTCTGGCCATACCATATGTGGTGATATACAAAAAATGATTTTCCCTGATTTGAATAGTTTCCGAACTTTTCAGATCACTTTTATGCAAAATTTGATAAGACATTTCAGGTGCGAATTTTTCGATTTCCTTCTGCCAATTTCCAATCAAAGAGGCCGGAAGAATTAAAAGCGCCTGCCCACCGTTATGGATTCTTGAGTATTCCAAAAAAGCAATCACCTGAACCGTTTTACCAAGTCCCATGTCGTCTGCCAAACAAGCACCAAATCCCAATCGGGACATTTGATAGAGCCACTGATAACCGTTTCCTTGATACTCCCGCAGGATCGCGTGGAATGATGGTGCTATGTCAACCTTTTGCATACTCGCTGGACAACCCAAGGTTTCCTTCATCGCTTTGAACCATTGCCCATTGGAAACCGATACGTCAATCTCATCAGTTGAAATATCCAGCAACTTGTTCATGTTTAATTCCAGCCTCATGGCATCTCCAAGAGATAAAGCATCATCTTTTGCCAAGTCTTTTACCTTATCAAAGGCCTGAAGTGCTGCTTCCAACTTCGCTTTGTCAATCTCAACCCATTTGCCTTTATATTGAACCAGCCCCTCTGCCATTTCCAAAAATGCTCTTAATTCCTGTTCGTCAACCGCGTCAGCTCCTATCTTTAGAGATGGTGAAAAGTCCATAATAGCATCCAATCCAACCTTGGATGGTTCTTTTTCTCCTACAACGACCGAAAGTCGAATCGAATTGCTGCGCTTACGCCACCAATCCGGCACTCTGCACATTATGCCGGCCTCTTTATAAATCGCAATCTCCTTTAAAAACGTATATGCCTCTTCCACAGTGAATTTCAGCGGCGAGAACAATTCGCCGCTTTCCATCAAGCCAGAAATGAAACTGCTCTTTTCGGCAGCTTTGGCAACCGTTGAGATGAGAGAAAGCAGCTTCTTTTCATCACCATCAAATTCCTCTAAAGCATTTTTCAAAGGGGTATGCAGTGCTCGCTTGCTTTTGACCGGTTTTGTTGAATAAGTAGCCATAAAAGCAAAGGGATATTGATCTTTCTTGTTTTCAACCAAATGAAAGAACACCCTTCCCACTATGTTGATATTATCGTTATGCTCGGAAAAATACCTGGCAACCGTACCCTCATAGCCCTTGATTTCAGTCCTGAAAACAATTAATAGAGTTTCCCATATACTCCGAATCCAATCGTCGTCGACATATTCCATGCCAATTGCAAATGGCAACTTATCTTTAAGCATATCGATCTCATCATCATCCAAATCAACCTGAACGGAATCCCTGTCGAATTCAAGCTCTGCATGTTGGCATATTTTTTTAACCAACAATTCTGCAATACCATATAGATATTCAACTGGTGGCGAAAACCATTTTGCCTTCGTTAAAAAACCAAGATGGAATAAGGCGCTATATTTGTCATCTTCAAATAGACTCGCCCATTCCTTTAGGGGATCCGGCTGTTCTGTCTCTACCTCCTCTACCTCCTCTACCTCCTCTACCACAAAACCTTCCGGTGTGAAATAGGCATATAGTTGTTGCACTTCTCGTCTTTTTATTCGAGACATTATTTTGAACCTCCTTAAAATTACCCGTAAATTCATCTGTAAAATCATCCAAAAGAACCGGAAGAGTTCTTTCAACCGCTCAAGGTATAATCTCATCACAAATGCCAAAATCAATGCTAAATGGTGTCCGTATCTTATCTATACAGCCAATCAGATTCACTCAAACTGCCCATTATAGCCACTTCCCTATCTGCGACTCCACTTTCCTCTTGATGTTGAATATCTCTGCATATTCAAATAGATGTCTGATGTTCTTTTTAGAATCCCTGATATAACGCATGACTGCATTTGAAAATACTTCCTTTTCAAGTTTCCTCTCATAGCGCATAACATCACACATCGTGCGGTCCCTGTCAAAGATTCGCACATTCACCCCATTTATCACAATACTAGTTAGTCCCACACTCAAGAATTTATATTCCTGATAGAAAGGCTTAATATAAGGATAATCAATATCGTACTGACTCTTCTCGCTATCTCTATCAACAGCAATCTGCCAAGCAGGCGGAATCCTGTCTATATAATTATAATGAAGCAGTGCACTTTCCAAAAATATCACAGCATATGGGAACAGCCTGGCAATGATTGCCTCTTCAGCATTCACTTCATCCGAAAGTTCATAAAAGCCTTGTTTGATTTTCGAAAGTTTACCTTGTTCAAGAAGTCTTTTGATCTGGCGGCTGCCAAGTCCCAATTGGTTCAGTTGTGCAGTTTTAAGGATACCTCCATGCTTATGAAACTCATCAATAATTTTTCTCATATCAATCATATTTGCACCTCATTATCCTCTTTGCATTTTAAATGCGAATATTACAGTGCAATTATACCACGATAATTATTGATTTTCAACGTCCATAATACCAAAGTCTGCAGTAGCTTTTGTCTGTCTTCGTCATCTTCGAATATGCTCTTGCCTATTATATTTCACCATTATATGTATATTCAACTTTGGCTTTTTTCTCTGGCCGCTCTCGTCATTGTTCTCACCACAAGGTAATTTCATTACATTATGAACCTGAAATAAAGCAACAATTCCGTTCCATTGCTTAGTAACGGCAATTAAATTAATGATTTTATCCCATCTTTTTGATATGATAGAAAAAAAGGCAAAGGAGAATTTCATGAAAAGTCGTTTAGACACAACTCTAAAAAAATCATCCAAACCAATCTCTCGAGACGCATCCGTTGCGGAATTCTTGGCCCGCAATACCAAGGAGCAGCTTCTCGACATAAAGCGCGCATGGATGTTCTCAATACCTTCTACCTTCAAAAAGCAGGAATTGGTTGAAGCTTTATCTAAAAAAATCACACAATCCATGCCGGAATGGTTCGAAACTGTGCCATGGCCTTCATACGCACTTATGACAGAAGAATTGGAACTGCCCGTTGACGATCCTGAAGTTTCCATTGCTGTAGATGACCTTCTCATAAGGGGTATAGGTTTTTTCACAATAGTAAACAATAATATAGAATTAATGATTCCAAATGAATTGAAAGCGCTGATTCCCACAAATGCCAATGCTATAAAAAAAATTGAACAGAATCATCTTAGAGTAATCCTCATCCAAGGATTAATTAATCTATACGGTCTAATAGAAATTGACAATTTGGTTGAAATATTAAACTCAATTGTGTTAGAACCCATGAATTCATACGAACTCAAGAACTGGATAGAGACAGCGGTCTTCATGTATTTAGACAGCAACTTGCTGTTCATAAACGGCAAACCTTTTCTCGTGCATGATTATGTCGATGACCCTATTAGCATCCTCTTCGAAAAACCGGAACTCGAGCCATACAATTTTTCTCTTGAAGATATCAGCACCCTTTGCTACTACCGCACAACAGAAAAATCACAACCCTATCTTGATAACATGCTAAATGCAATATATGATCACGAAATACTCGATGAAGATGGCTTGGATGAGGCCATTGACCTTCTCCAACTTTCCTTCTTGAACGACGAAAAAATCATAGAAGCAATTAAACAGGTTTTGGAATGCATAAACTCCAAGGATTTGGATGATTTAAATTCTGTAACCCACATCATAATGGATTATCACAACCACAGCCCGAAATGGATTCTGAAAGGCAACTCCCCATCAGATTTGTTAGATAGAAAAATTTCTCGTATACACAAGCCAGCAAACCCAATCAAAAAAATCAGCCGCAACGATCCATGTCCCTGCGGCAGTGGAAAAAAATACAAGAAATGCTGCCTTGCAAAAGACGAAAAGAACAATGTGACGCGAATTCATTAATCAGCAGTTTTCCGTCGTAAAGTTGAAACCTAGGGACCGATTTTTCAAACCCAAAAATCCGTCCCTAGCGATTCCACACTACAAATCAAAAACGTGATAATATCACGTTTTTTTTATTATATTCGTGGCATTATCACGTTTATTGTTTTTTAAGCTATTATATGAAAAATAATCAAAAGGATTCGTCTCCGCTTATTGCATCTTCTACAGCCTTCCAACCGCCACTCGTCCACGCCGAAAGAACTTTGCTCCTCCTCGACCCAAAAGCGACAGGCCTTCTAAGCTGGCCATTCTCATGGCTTGCCTTCTTGAAATCCGATTCCACCAGCAGCATTTCTTTTTCCACTTCACCCATAAGTGAAAGGGCTTTTTCGCTGTTTGCAAGCAGTACTGAAACGCCTTTCTCTGTATCAACTTCAGGATGGAACTTCTCTATCCCCCAGAAATCTCCAATGGTAAAGTCCCCGGTTCTTATGCCGGATGCGAACGGACAAACATAGCAGCTCTCCCGCAGTATGTCAGCCCTATTAAAAAGGTCGTAATAGACAAGGTCCTTTGCCTCAATCGATGTCTCCAGTACCTCTCCGCCCTTGTCATAGACCACTTTGGCCTTCATGGAATCCCATCCGTTGTCCTTGTCCCGGAATCTGAAGTCCGTAACTCTTCCGCCAAGTTCCTTCTCCAGTGTCTCGACCTGGGCCTTGAAAAAAGCGGGGCTGGGCACACCGTAGCAGACTAGATCCGCAGTTATAAGCCTTTCCGGATTCTCCCCAAGAAAAGCCCTAAGGCCTGCAATCTGGCAAGGAGTTCCCGTAAAAAGCACCCACTGGCCTCTTGAAAGATACTCGGCCGCATCAGCAAAAACCCTTCCCATTTCGCTTTGAACATACTTTGAACCCTGAAGTTCACTCAGGCCGTCAATCCCGTCTATGCCTTTGTGAAAAGCAGTCATGTCTCCATCGTAGGCGCAGCCGTAGACCCGGCCGCCTCTGCCGAGCACCATCTTGGCAAGAGCGCCGAATGCACCTCCGGATGCGCTCAATTCGAGAACGGCATCATCCCTGTTTACGGCTGCATACGCGGCAATAGGGCTTCTCCCCCATTTTCCCGGGTTCTGGAAACCGCACGCCTCAAGGCAAAGCCCGCACTCCAAACATAATTCCGAGTTGATCTCCGGATACAAAAATCCGTATTCGTCCGCAGTCATAGAAATTGCATCTGCAGGACATGCATTTGCGCACGCACCGCAACCGCAGCAGTCCTTTTTCTCCTTATATAAAATCATAGCCATTCACCTCTTTACCTATATTCTACACCAATCCGCGGACATAAAATAAGCTTTCCATGCCACCAAAAAATCAGAGCATCTTTTCCAACTCGACTTTCTTCTTTCTCCATCCCATGCTTTTAGCCCATTCTCTGTATGCTTCCCTTTCCTCCATATCTTCCGATTTATATATATTGTAGAGAAAATCGGCAAAACCGCCCATGCCTCCGACATCATCCATTACATATCCACCTTTTTTGTTTATGCAGACCGGTTTATGTTTGTCATTAACAATACCAACTGCTTCACTTAACCAGTTTTCTTCTATAACATCTTGTTCGCTTAGCTCTTTCCAGTCACTGAATCTTGTTATTTCAACAACCCAATTATCTCCAAAATCATAATTGTAGATCAACTTGTCCGTTACCGGTTTCAAAGCATGTCCGTCCATCCATTTTTGAATTTCCTCGCATTCCGCCAACTTGCCGCCTTTGACCCCAAGAACTTCAGCCACGGGTATTCTTTCAAGCAATTCGTCAAGCGCCGAGTCAAATGAAATCGAATTTGTCAGCTCCCTGATTGTCAAATCGAGAATCGGGGCTTTCTTGATAATTTTTGTTTTCTCCGACTCATCATCCTTTTTGTCTTTAATGCGTTCATGATAGTCATAGAAAGACTCCCTAACTTCAACTATAGGGAAGCGCCGAATCATCTCCTCGACACTGCCCTTAGCCTCGTCATAATCCTCGGTATACCCTCCAAAGACATATGGACCTATATATTTTTTTCTCAGCCATACCTTGATGTTTCCATAAATATAATCGTCGTCCCAGAACTGATCATCTTCATCATACGGCAATCCCTGAAACAAAATCCCAACAAGCTTCGCCCACTCCCTCACGCACTTTCCCGTAAGGCGCTCATAGTCTTTTTCATCTAATCTGAACGCCCTGAGATGAGAGTTTTGCCATCCGAAAAGTCTTTGAATCGCATAGTGAAGATTATGCAGGGGCATATCCGCGGGAATCAGGACATCCCTTGTTATTGTCCCTCTTTCTGTAGTATCGGCATATTTCATCAACAATTTCCTGTGTTCTTCACTGCACCATTCGTTTATTAATTCCATATGCAGCAATATTGGCTCATCGTCATCTAAAGAATCCGTGTCTGCTTTCTTATTTTCATTTTCTTTCATCAAATTGCAGAATAATTCAAAGGATTCTTCCAGCGTATATGTGTATGGTCCTTCAGTAAATTCATTGAAAAGCGCTTCTAGGCCATCATCATCAAAGTAATATATATTGTTCCATATGAATCTTTGGATTTCGTCCGATTTTTGCATTATGATTTTAAGCAGATCTTTCAAATCTTTCTCAACTCGCATACATAACTCATATAAGTTGTTTTCCACAACTCCCAAAGCCGAAATGGTTTCTAATATCATTTCATCACCCGAAACTTCTTCTTCACTCATTGCTACCCAAGTTAGTGGAGTATACAATTCAATACTTTCATCCAATTCGCTAAAAAGAGAATCACTTATTGACCAATTCTTATGGTAGTCCATGTACCTACCGACAAGCAATATCGCATACTCTTTCAAATCGTTTTTATTATTGAAATCATATGGTTTGCCTCGATGATTAGTTCCAAGTTTGTCATTTAATGCCCCCAGAACATCCCTTTCATCTTTAGAATAAAATCTATTGTTCATCTTTTGCACCCCTTCCGATTATTTCGCGATGTTTACTCTTATTCCGATATATCCTTTTAATTCATATAATAGGTCCCCTATGCGATCATATTTATTGTTGTAGCAATTGGCATAGCTTCCGCCTATGCGTCTCATTATATATGTGATTCTATTACATGAGAGCCTATACTAAATCAACCCGCTCCAAGAGGAAATCAAACAAGTTCAGATGTACTATACCGTCTTTTGATAAATCTATTTTATCCATTGTTATTAAATATTTAGGATACTGGTCATTAATTTTCAGCAGCGAATTCATCTCCCTGTCGTAAGTACTATCACCGAGTACAGTTAAACTAACCTGAAAATATAGTCTCGCAGATCCTTTCACCGCAATGAAATCCACTTCATGGGACAAATTTTTTCCAACTGTTACTTCATAGCCTAATCGAAGCAATTGAAGGTACACGATATTCTCTACCACATGCCCTATATTTCCTTGTCTATATCCTATAAGTTTATTTCGAAGACCTGTGTCTACTACATAGTACTTCCCGTTGGTTTTCAGCCGTTCTTTTCCTCTGATATCATATCTCTCACATTGATAAAGCAAATGCGCATCGCACATTTGCCGAAGGTAATTGTCTACTGTATCGGAAGTAATTTTATGCCCATGTGATATCATTGTGTTCTTGATTGCATTAGCCGAGGTATTATTGCCAATGTTTTCAAACACAAACTTTGCCACCTTATAAAAAGCGCCTTCATCTCTTATCTTACCTCTAAGAATAATATCCCTTGTAAATATCGAATCAAACAAACCTGACAGTATTGCTTCAACCAATTCTTGTTGATTAGCTAAGCTGACCGCCGGAAACGATCCAACACGAAGATATTCATTAAAATGTTCCTCTGCCTTTTCCTCATCATAAGATCTAAACTCAAGAAACTCTTTAAAGGATAGAGGCAATATTTTAATTTCTATATACCGCCCAGACAAATACGTAAGATGTTCCCCTAAAAACATTCTCGAATTTGAACCGGTAACATAGATATCGGCATTAAAGCTAGCCCTTAAACTGTTTATCACTTTTGCCCATTCAGGCAGCTCCTGCACTTCATCGATTAGAAAATACATTCTTTCATTGTCAATCACTTTATCTTTAATGAAATCATGCAATAGTTGTCCGTCTTTTAAATCATCATACATGAATTTTTCATAATTAATTTCAATAATCCGGCTTAATTCCACGCCCTGTTCAAGAAGATACTCTTTAAATAAAGCAAGCAAAGATGATTTTCCCGATCGTCTAACACCAGTAATCACTTTTACAAAATCATTGTCTCTATATTGAATTAGTTTATCTATATACCTTTTTCGATTTATCATAGTCGCCTCCTTTCCTAATTATAATTGATAAAATTACATATTTCAATCTTTTTTCGATTGATAATAGGAATTATTATATTATTGCATACTTTTTCTGATAGCAAAAAATAAATTACAGCATACCATTAAGAGATTTTGATTATTTTTACGCGCCTTTATCGCTGCGCTGAAGTTTATTCATTATTGGACATGTACAAAGAACCATCGTATAATAGACTTCAATCGCAATATTTCATGATACAAAAAACTATATGACAGGGAGATTTGACCTATGATTAATGTAGACAGAACTAAATGTATAGGATGCGGAGAATGCATAAAAGATTGTTTCCCCTCTGACATTGTAATGGATAACGGAAAAGCATTTATAAAAAATGTCGCTTGCTTCAAGTGCGGACATTGTATCGCCGTGTGTCCTGAAAATGCAATATCCACCGATGAATACAACATGGAAGAAGTAAAAGAATATTCGGAAGAATCGTTCAAAGTCGATGCTGAACATTTACTTAACTTTATTAAATTCAGAAGAACAGTCAGGCGCTTCAAGCCAAAAGATGTAGAAGCTGAAAAGCTCTTAAAAATCATCGAAGCCGGAAGATTCACCCAAACTGCAAGCAACCTGCAGGATGTGTCATTCATAGTTGTTAAGGACAAGCTAAATGAATTAAAGGATTTGACATATGACAGATTAAAAAGCATTGCAGAGCATTCTTTAGCCGGCACGGACCCGACAAATGAAGTCATTGTTCGATATGCAAAGATGTGGCTGGCCATGCATAAGGAGTATAAAAGCAAACCCAATGAAAAGGACAAATTATTCTTCAACGCTCCCATTATCATTATAGTAACAGCCAAGTCGCAAATAAGCGGCGCCCTTGCTTCTTCAAACATGGAACTTATGATAAACGCCCTAGGCCTTGGAACCTTGTTTAGCGGATTTTTTGTTCGAGCCGCAAATGGAAACAAAGAAATCCATGACTTGCTTGATATAAAGAAAGGTAAGGAAATAGTTACCTGCATGGTAATCGGGTATCCTGACGTAGAATATAAAAGAACCGTTCCGAGAAAAGCAGTCGATATTTCCTGGAAATAATCGATACAAATTGCTCATTTATGAATTGAAACAACTATACCGCCAAACCCCAATAATCGGGCTTGGCGGTATTAAATTTGTACTCTTTTGGGGCCTAGCCCAAACCGTCAGTCCTTCTGTCCCGCAATATCCTCCGCGGATATCCCTGGGCAGTGATAACGCCATTCCTTCTTCGTATAATACTTGGCCCCGATGGCCTGCATTTTAACGGCTATGGAAGAAAAATTTGTGGATCTACCTTCCAGCGTTTGCTGTATTTGGGCTTTTTATTGCATATTGGGTATATAACAGCTATATGAATAGTCAATCTGCGCTTATGCTGCTTATCATCTTTATTGATGTCGCGATAGTTGTTTTAATAATTTTAGAATACAAACGCTTGAAAGAAGAAAAGGAGAGGATGTGACTATGAAAATTAAGAAGATCATCACCATAGCGATAGTAATATTGTGTCTTTGCCTTGTAACAGGTATCGGTGCGTTTATTTACAATACTACACACGGTTATAAAATCAGTAATGATTTTGTAAGCATCCCTCTTCAATTTAATCCGGATGATTCCTCTTCAACTTATCAAACACAGAATGCAGAGGTCACCGTTTATGGCGGTTTTATAAAAGGCATTCAAAAAGGTAAGAGCGGTACAGAAAGCCTTGTCATCAGAGCATTATCGCCACTGCCGGCTGTGACAGTTAGAGGTGATAATGTTAGTACCGTTTCATTGCTGATTGAAAATATAAACCCTGATTTTTATGCAAAGAACATTACTGGTAGTAACTTACCTGTGACCAAGGTGATGGTCAATACATTGCAATTCAGTGTTGCAGTGAGTGCAGGGGAAATAATAAAAATTGATCCATTAAAGCCAAGTGGTACAGATAACGCAGGAAAATATAAATACATAATCCTCGGTGACACTCGCGATGGATATGACACTTTTGAGCAGATAATTCAGCAGGTAAATGGAGAAAAACCTGCATTTGTCATTGACAACGGAGACCTTGTATTCAGCGGAAAACCGAATCAATACCGACTATTTGACCAAATGGTATCAGAGATCTCTACGACCTTGTGTACCACTCCCGGAAATCATGACATTCGTGGGAATGGGAGAAGCACCTATACCATGCTGTATGGCCCAGCATATTATTCCTTCGATTTTGCAGACAGCCATTTTGTGTTTTTGGACTCATCTCCAGGATGGGCTGAAAAGCAGGCAATTTCTAATGAACAGTATACATGGCTGGAAAAAGATTTGAAAAAGGCACAAGGTAAACGCATTTATGTCATTACACATATACCGCCACAAGACCCAAGAAGCGGTGTCACAACCAACGAAATTCCAAACTATGTAAACGAGATGAAAAGCAACGGAAATTGGTTGGAGCAGAAATTAAACAATTACAGCGAAAGTAAGAATATGGATCACGGTTTCCAAGACCCGCTGGAAGCAGCAAAGTTTGAAAATATCATGAGTACGTATCATGTAGACACGGTATATCTCTCCCATATTCACAGTTACATGGAATATACAAAGGATGGTGTGCGGTATCTGATTACCGGGGGTGCAGGAGCAGAGCTTTTAACCCCAAACAGCTATTATCACTATATGATTGCAAAAATTGGAGATGTTAAAACAGTTACAATTGTGGAATTACCCTCCCCGGCGAACAGCTACCCTATGCGATATGCGGCGGCTGCACAGCTGTTTACCGAAGCGATGTATAAAGAAAATCCCCTTGCGGTTGTGTTCGTCATTGCAGGATTCGTATTGCTTATACTTTTGTTAATTGCCAAGATTTATTTACGTAAAAAACAGCCAATTGACACTCTGGGAAAATGGCTGAGCGATATTGCTAAATTTGCTGTTAAACGGTTCAAGGAATTATTTGGTAAGAAGTAAAGATTAAATTGATCAATAGTTCAAAGCTGAGAAAATAATGACAACTTTAACTTTAGAGGTTGTTCTTATCGGGGGCAAAATTTATGAAAACTGTTAATATTAAAATTAAGTACTTATTACTATTGGTATTGTTCTTTACAATATCTTATATTTCATTGCTTGGAGCTTACCACTTTGCCAGTGATAAATCTTCGTTTTTATCGCTGGGGATATTTTCAAAAAAATTATTTATAGAGGTTGCATTTCTTTTGGTTGTATATTATATGACTGATGCATTAAGGTTTTATTTCACTTTGAAAGCAATCAATGTGAATGTCTCCATCAAATATATAATAAATTTGGCATTTATAAATATTTTCGTATCCAATATAACGCCTTCTGCAACCGGAGGAGGTGTTGCACAAATCTATTTTCTGAGCAAAAAAGATGTGCCGATTGGAGCTGCTATTGCCGGATCTTCAATAAGAACAGCCCTTCCGCTAATATTCTTCGCAATATTTACGCCTATAATACTGATATTTGACAAGAACGTCGACAGATTATTTCCAGGTAGGAATATTTTGTTTTTTGTGGGGATTATGGTGATGTTAGATATAGCGATAATACTTATAATTTTAAAATTGTTCAAGAATCCCGATGTTGTTATAAATATTTTGAAAAGAATTAAACTCTATTTTGAAAAGCGAAAAAAAAGCAACAGAGTTCATGCGCTACTTGATAAATTAATTGGTGAGATCAAACGGTTTCCGAATCATATTAAAATGTATATTACCGGAAACAAAATACATGTATTTCTATCAGTTTTTTTTACTCTGCTATATCTTTTCACATTATTTCTATTCCCTGTTTTGCTAATTAAGGATTTAAATCCTTCTGCACCGGCAGTAGAAATAATACTTTCACAGATTGTAATAACTTTTGTGATGTATTTTGCACCTACGCCAGGAGCTTCAGGTGTTGCTGAAGCAACCTTTATACTTTTGTTTTCAAATTATGTGAGTCAGGGAGATATTGTTTCGTTAACATTTACTTGGAGACTATTTACAATATACATCGGTGTAGTCATCGGAATGATTCTATTTTACATCCAGGTCATCAATAATCGCGATAAAATTCATGTGAATAAGTTAGGGAGGGCGGATTTTTGAATAGAAACCTATTAAAAACATTAATATATATCAATGTTTTAATCCTTATTCTCATATCCTCATATAAAATTTATCTATTTTATCATGAATCCGATTTTCAAGATTGCAATTATGAAAACATGAAAATGATAGAAAGGATTGGAGAAAAAAGTCTATTTTCTTTTGCAGTTGTAGGATCGGTTAATAATTCTATAGATATTTTTCAAAACAAAATTATTGATGAAATAAATTCAAATAATGATATTATATTCGCTTTTTCGACTGGAAATGCAGT
This window harbors:
- a CDS encoding SEC-C domain-containing protein, encoding MKSRLDTTLKKSSKPISRDASVAEFLARNTKEQLLDIKRAWMFSIPSTFKKQELVEALSKKITQSMPEWFETVPWPSYALMTEELELPVDDPEVSIAVDDLLIRGIGFFTIVNNNIELMIPNELKALIPTNANAIKKIEQNHLRVILIQGLINLYGLIEIDNLVEILNSIVLEPMNSYELKNWIETAVFMYLDSNLLFINGKPFLVHDYVDDPISILFEKPELEPYNFSLEDISTLCYYRTTEKSQPYLDNMLNAIYDHEILDEDGLDEAIDLLQLSFLNDEKIIEAIKQVLECINSKDLDDLNSVTHIIMDYHNHSPKWILKGNSPSDLLDRKISRIHKPANPIKKISRNDPCPCGSGKKYKKCCLAKDEKNNVTRIH
- a CDS encoding ATP-binding protein, producing MINRKRYIDKLIQYRDNDFVKVITGVRRSGKSSLLALFKEYLLEQGVELSRIIEINYEKFMYDDLKDGQLLHDFIKDKVIDNERMYFLIDEVQELPEWAKVINSLRASFNADIYVTGSNSRMFLGEHLTYLSGRYIEIKILPLSFKEFLEFRSYDEEKAEEHFNEYLRVGSFPAVSLANQQELVEAILSGLFDSIFTRDIILRGKIRDEGAFYKVAKFVFENIGNNTSANAIKNTMISHGHKITSDTVDNYLRQMCDAHLLYQCERYDIRGKERLKTNGKYYVVDTGLRNKLIGYRQGNIGHVVENIVYLQLLRLGYEVTVGKNLSHEVDFIAVKGSARLYFQVSLTVLGDSTYDREMNSLLKINDQYPKYLITMDKIDLSKDGIVHLNLFDFLLERVDLV
- a CDS encoding DEAD/DEAH box helicase is translated as MSRIKRREVQQLYAYFTPEGFVVEEVEEVEEVETEQPDPLKEWASLFEDDKYSALFHLGFLTKAKWFSPPVEYLYGIAELLVKKICQHAELEFDRDSVQVDLDDDEIDMLKDKLPFAIGMEYVDDDWIRSIWETLLIVFRTEIKGYEGTVARYFSEHNDNINIVGRVFFHLVENKKDQYPFAFMATYSTKPVKSKRALHTPLKNALEEFDGDEKKLLSLISTVAKAAEKSSFISGLMESGELFSPLKFTVEEAYTFLKEIAIYKEAGIMCRVPDWWRKRSNSIRLSVVVGEKEPSKVGLDAIMDFSPSLKIGADAVDEQELRAFLEMAEGLVQYKGKWVEIDKAKLEAALQAFDKVKDLAKDDALSLGDAMRLELNMNKLLDISTDEIDVSVSNGQWFKAMKETLGCPASMQKVDIAPSFHAILREYQGNGYQWLYQMSRLGFGACLADDMGLGKTVQVIAFLEYSRIHNGGQALLILPASLIGNWQKEIEKFAPEMSYQILHKSDLKSSETIQIRENHFLYITTYGMARRLEILKSRQWDCLILDEAQAIKNPGTKQTKAIKQIPAKMRIAMTGTPIENRLSDLWSLFDFLNQGLLGTIKEFADFTKGLADNAIGYAKLRKIIQPFILRRLKTDKSIISDLPEKLEMNAYTTLSQKQIVLYKKLIEQIEEKLQVTEGIERKGLVLSSIMKFKQICNHPDQYLGREDYKPKHSGKFEQLGEICETIREKRERVIVFTQFREMTEPISDFLKGIFLKEGFVLHGGTSVKRRNEMVKQFNSEQYIPYMVLSLKAGGVGLNLTAANHVIHFDRWWNPAVENQATDRAFRIGQTKNVMVHKFVAKGTIEEKIDAMIQEKQKLAGDILSANGEKWITEYNNEELMEIFSLRGDE
- a CDS encoding Coenzyme F420 hydrogenase/dehydrogenase, beta subunit C-terminal domain, with the protein product MILYKEKKDCCGCGACANACPADAISMTADEYGFLYPEINSELCLECGLCLEACGFQNPGKWGRSPIAAYAAVNRDDAVLELSASGGAFGALAKMVLGRGGRVYGCAYDGDMTAFHKGIDGIDGLSELQGSKYVQSEMGRVFADAAEYLSRGQWVLFTGTPCQIAGLRAFLGENPERLITADLVCYGVPSPAFFKAQVETLEKELGGRVTDFRFRDKDNGWDSMKAKVVYDKGGEVLETSIEAKDLVYYDLFNRADILRESCYVCPFASGIRTGDFTIGDFWGIEKFHPEVDTEKGVSVLLANSEKALSLMGEVEKEMLLVESDFKKASHENGQLRRPVAFGSRRSKVLSAWTSGGWKAVEDAISGDESF
- a CDS encoding type IV toxin-antitoxin system AbiEi family antitoxin domain-containing protein, giving the protein MIDMRKIIDEFHKHGGILKTAQLNQLGLGSRQIKRLLEQGKLSKIKQGFYELSDEVNAEEAIIARLFPYAVIFLESALLHYNYIDRIPPAWQIAVDRDSEKSQYDIDYPYIKPFYQEYKFLSVGLTSIVINGVNVRIFDRDRTMCDVMRYERKLEKEVFSNAVMRYIRDSKKNIRHLFEYAEIFNIKRKVESQIGKWL